One window from the genome of Methanofastidiosum sp. encodes:
- the gatC gene encoding Asp-tRNA(Asn)/Glu-tRNA(Gln) amidotransferase subunit GatC: MVETIIDDRVIERVSEIARLKLSDKEKEKFREEFERILKEFSIIDEIKVGEKELYYVVENVNVLRKDSKPKSFNNIEGIKNNFNKKEDDFIVVPRNL; the protein is encoded by the coding sequence ATGGTAGAAACCATTATAGATGACCGTGTTATAGAGAGAGTTTCAGAAATTGCTAGATTAAAGCTTTCTGATAAAGAAAAAGAAAAATTCCGTGAAGAATTTGAGAGAATTCTTAAAGAATTTTCAATTATTGATGAGATTAAAGTCGGCGAAAAAGAGCTTTATTATGTAGTAGAAAATGTCAATGTTTTGAGAAAAGATTCAAAACCAAAATCCTTCAATAATATTGAGGGTATTAAAAACAACTTTAACAAAAAAGAAGACGATTTTATAGTTGTCCCAAGAAATCTTTGA
- a CDS encoding CBS domain-containing protein → MTLDGIIKKNFLKFTIPSDRALAIETMKKNDISELIALKEGTDSFLGIINISDILSKPEEEQLALIMRREVPLINRKDTIKQAISLFLSGDFYYLPVVENGNVIGTISLKEILPLVSKKYKINRSISEFIDHNNFMSVWEKTPTYIASKIMLNFKVFFLGVLDEEGKFVGLLDTTDMIRAGEIISGIIESDGTKGESGDDWDWNWKSSVLIGTSNFYLPSKPVSNYLKKGYSTINQNLPISQAIEILQEEGTRYIAVIGDNNLLIGILRDVDILKAFKGLI, encoded by the coding sequence ATGACATTAGATGGGATTATAAAAAAGAATTTCTTAAAATTCACTATACCTAGTGATAGGGCTCTTGCAATTGAAACAATGAAAAAAAACGATATATCTGAACTAATTGCATTAAAAGAGGGCACTGATTCATTTCTTGGTATTATTAACATTAGTGATATACTCTCAAAACCAGAAGAAGAACAATTAGCCTTAATAATGAGGAGAGAAGTTCCACTAATAAATAGAAAAGATACCATTAAGCAAGCCATTTCATTGTTTTTAAGTGGAGATTTTTATTATCTTCCTGTAGTTGAAAATGGCAATGTTATTGGTACTATCTCATTAAAAGAAATACTTCCGTTAGTAAGTAAAAAATATAAAATCAATAGATCTATTTCTGAATTTATTGACCACAATAATTTTATGAGTGTTTGGGAAAAAACTCCCACATATATAGCTTCTAAAATAATGCTAAACTTCAAAGTATTTTTTCTTGGTGTTCTTGATGAAGAAGGCAAGTTTGTAGGATTATTGGACACTACAGATATGATCAGAGCAGGCGAGATAATAAGTGGCATTATAGAATCAGACGGAACAAAGGGCGAGTCTGGAGACGATTGGGATTGGAACTGGAAATCTTCAGTTTTGATTGGGACTAGTAATTTTTACTTGCCCAGTAAGCCAGTTTCAAACTACTTGAAAAAAGGATATTCAACAATTAATCAAAATTTACCAATATCTCAAGCAATTGAAATACTTCAAGAAGAGGGAACGAGATACATCGCTGTCATTGGAGATAATAATCTACTTATTGGTATCTTAAGAGATGTTGATATTCTTAAGGCTTTTAAAGGCTTAATCTAG
- a CDS encoding preprotein translocase subunit Sec61beta, translated as MDKLFFVSDYMVKRKPQAAGGAMPATGAGLIRYFDEDEGGLKIRPEIVVVICFLVIVAGVLLQIFGAELLGF; from the coding sequence ATGGATAAACTTTTTTTTGTTAGTGATTACATGGTAAAGAGAAAACCGCAGGCTGCTGGAGGGGCAATGCCAGCAACTGGTGCTGGACTCATCAGATATTTTGATGAGGACGAAGGAGGATTAAAAATCCGTCCTGAAATCGTAGTTGTTATATGTTTTCTTGTGATAGTCGCCGGTGTACTATTACAGATATTTGGGGCAGAACTTTTAGGCTTCTAA